The sequence AGGCGAGCTGGTCGAACATGGTGATGCCCCACATGTCCCGCTCGCTGAGCGGCGCGGGCGTGAAGGTGAGGCCCGAGACAGGCTGCGTCGGTGCGGTGAAATCCTCGGGGATAGCACCGCCGGGAGCGGGGACCTCCTCGACCGGAATGATCGGTTCTCCGCTCCGGCGGTCAAGAACATAAATATCCCCTTGCTTGGTCGGTCCGACCAAGGCTGGCACGACGGTTCCATCCTCTTTCGTGATGTCGAGGAGAGTTGGCTGCGCCGGAACATCCATATCCCAAAGGTCATGGTGCACCGTCTGGCGCACCCAGCGCACCGCACCCGTATTGATGTCGAGCGCGACGATCGAAGAGGAATATTTCTCCACATGCTCACTGCGTCCCATGCCGAGCTGGTCCGGGACCTGATTGCCGAGCGGCACGTAGATCAGCCCCAAGCCCTCGTCGACCGATGAGACGGACCAACTGTTCGGCGAATTCGTGGTGTAGAATTGGCCAGGCGGCAAGGGCGCTGTCTGGTTGGGATTGCCGCTGTCCCAGTTCCAGATCAGCGCACCGCTGTTGATGTCGAAGGCGCGGATGACGCCGGACTGTTCCTGCGTCGAGTAATTGTCGTTGACCGCGCCCCCGACAATGATCTTGCCGGCAACAGCAACCGGCGGCGATGTCGAATAGTAGTAGCCGGCCGGGTTGTATCTCATTCCCTGTTCGAGATGCAGGACGCCGTTGTCGGCAAAGCTGGTGCAGACCTCGCCGGTCGCGGCATCGAGCGCGATCAGGCGCGCATCCGATGTCGGCAGATAGACGCGCTCGGCGCAGGCGCTGCCGGGCGCGGCCGCCGGATCAGTCCAGTAGGTAACGCCGCGGCAGGTCTGGTGCTGGCGGTCCGGATTCATACCGGAGTTGGAATCGTACTTCCATTTCTCCTTGCCCGTCGCGGCGTCCAGCGCGATTGCCCAGTTGTGGGGCGTGCACATGTAGAGTGTGTCCTTCACCTTCAGAGGCGTCACCTGATAGGTTGTTTCGCCGACATCGTCAGGCAGCTTCACGTCGCCGGTCTGGTATTGCCAGGCGACCTTGAGGCTCGCGACATTTTCCGTATGGATCTCGGTGAGCGGCGAGTAGCGCTGGCCAAAAGGCGTCCTGCCGTATTGATGCCATTCGCCGGGCGGTACGTTGCCGCCGAGATTGGGATTGGCGGTGATGATGTCACTCGGCAGATCTCCGCGAATACCGTGGAGATCTTGTGTCATCGAGAACGCGGCGACGCAGATCGAGACCAGGCTCGCCAGCGCCAGCGGCCAGGCACTGGCGAGATAGCGCTCGCCGGACGGGCTGACGAAGCCGAGCGGCCGCCGGATCCAGGGGGCGAGCAGCCAGAGACCAAGCAGGATGATGACGCCGCCCCGCGGGCCGAGCTGCCACCAGTCGAAGCCGACCTCCCAGACGGCCCAGGCAAGCGAGCCGAGGACGAGCAGTGAATAGACCCAAAGTGCCGCGGCGCGCCGACGGAAAAGCAGGTACGCGGTGAGCAGAAAGCCCAAGCCGGCGATGAGATAGTACGGACTACCTCCGAGCATCACGAGCTGCGCACCTCCTGCGCCGATCGCAAGGCCGATCAGAGCAAAAAGAATGGCCGTCAGGACAATGACCATGAGGGCAAAACTCCCGAGTTGAAGAGGTGCGGAGAAGCACCCATGAATCCTGCGGGCGGGCCCGGCCGGGCCCGGAAGAGGCGAAGCAGTTCCGGTCGACCATCGCGATCGGATCGCAACGTCCGCTGCTAAGCGGTTTCAACCGGTAGTGCCGTTCGGAAAGTTAACGCAATGAGCGTGCCTTTCAATGGCCACTTCAACCGCAACGACAGTCTGCAATTCGCAGTGATGGGGTCTTTAACCGGGCCTGAACACCTAGGTCCCGCAGAAGGTCTGCAGCACCTCTTCGCCGGGTTGCGGCGGCTCCGCATAAGCTGCGTGCTCCGGCTGGTCCTCATAGGGTCTGGAGGTCACGTCGAGAAGTGCCTCGAAGAGTGAGAAATCCGCATCACGGATCGCCGCGTCAATCGCCTGTTCGACCCGGTGGTTGCGCGGAATGAACGCCGGATTGACGGCCCGCATCGCCGATCTGCGCGCGCCCGCTTCCATCGGCTCGCGCGCAAGCCGCCGACGCCAGTCATTGAGCCACGATGAAGGCGCGGTCCGGTTGTCGAACAGATCGGTAAGGGCCGTGTCCGCGTGCTCGTCTTCCGCCGACGCTGCAAGCTGCCGGAAAGTAAGAGTGAAATCGGCGTTGCCGTTATGCATCAGCGTCAACAGCGACTGGATGAGTTCGAGATCCCCATCCTCCGCCGTCGAAAGGCCGATCTTGCGGCGCATGCCGTCGAGCCAATGGCTCTGGAAGATTGTGCCGTATTCACTCAGCGTATCGTTGGCGAAATTGACCGCTGTGTCTGCGACCGGATCGAACAGCGGTACCAGCGTTTCGGCGAGACGCGCGAGGTTCCACTGGCCAATGGCCGGCTGGTTGGCGTAGGCGTAGCGACCGAACTGATCGATCGAGCTGAACACCTTCTTCGGATCAAAGGTATCCATGAACGCGCAGGGACCGAAGTCGATCGTCTCGCCGGAAACCGTCATGTTATCGGTATTCATCACGCCATGGATGAAGCCGATATGGAGCCAGCGGGCAATCAATGCCGCTTGCCGCGCCGCGACTGCCTTGAAGAGCGAAAGATACGGTCTCTCGTCTTCTTTCAACTCCGGGTAGTGGCGACCGATTACATAATCGGCGAGCGTCCTGACGGATTCCGTATCGCCGCGAGCGGCAAAGAATTGAAAGGTGCCGACGCGGACATGGCTGGCCGCAACACGGGTGAAGACGGCGCCAGGCAGGATCTGTTCACGATAAACGGGCTGGCCGGTGACAGTAGCGGCCAGCGCACGGGTCGTCGGTACACCGAATGCGTGCATGGCTTCGCTGACGATATATTCCCGTAGCACCGGCCCAAGCGCCGCTCGCCCGTCGCCGCGGCGGGAATAGGGCGTTTGGCCGGATCCCTTGAGCTGGATGTCGCGCCGCCGGCCATTGCGGTCGATCACCTCGCCAAGGAGAATCGCACGCCCGTCGCCGAGTTGGGGAACGAAGGTGCCGAACTGATGGCCGGCATAGGCCATGGCGAGCGGTTCCGCTCCAGTTGGAACCTTATTGCCGGAAAAGATTGCCGCCCCATCGCGCTCGAGTGCTTCGATATCGAGGCCCAATTCTTCGGCGAGTGGCCGGTTGAGCTTGACCAACCAGGGTTCTGCCACTGGCGTCGGTTCGAGGCGCGCGTAGAAGGTTGCAGGCAGCCGCGCGTAGCTGTTGTCGAAGCGGAAGGGGGCTGTCTCCGAGGGCGATTGCGGCGGCACGTAATTCATCATGATCCATCGGCACGGGCAAACAAAGCCGGCCGCCCTTTCATGACAAGTCTACACGACCGATCCCCTTTTCGCGAGGGTTGAAACCGATTGGACCCCTCCCGCCCTTATCGCGGGAGGGAAGGAAACGAAGCTTCCTGTCAGGCGCTGAGCATGGACGGCGGCAGGCAGGCTTCGCATATGGCCGCGATATGGCGGTGGTCGGTGCCGCAGCAGCCGCCCAAGATGCGAAGATGCGGCATGCGCCTGGCCAGCGCGCGGTAGCGCTGCGCGAGATCGAACGTGTCGCCCATATCCAACGTCTCGCTTTCATCGAGCTCGGCATGACTTTTCGTCGACGCGTTGGCGCGTATGCCGCCGATGCGCTGCACCCATGCGCGGCCATGGTCGAAGCTGGATTCGAAATGGTTCGGATGCGCGCAGTTGACCATGTAGTAGTGCGGATAGCCGTCCGTCTCCGCATCCACCGTTTCGATCGCCTCCTGCAACGAACGGCCCGTAACGAGCCGGCCGTCGGTCTCAACGGTAAACGATATGGCGCAGGGCATCCGATGGTTGCTGGCCGCGCGGGCAATGCCGATCGCCTCGTCGATATTGGTCAGCGTGTAGGCTGCCACCATGTCGGCCTCGCTCGCGGCAAATGCGGCAATCTGTGCGCTATGATAATCCTCCGCTTCATCGGCCTTCATCCTGCCGGCCTTGTAGCCATCGCCCCTCGGTCCGATTGCCCCGCTGAGAACGATCGGCGCCTGCGGACGCTCGTATTCGGCGCGCAGTTCCGTGAGCAGATACACGGCATCCCGATTGACCCGCGTCAGCGCGTCGGCGTCGTAGCCGAGCTTCTCGCCCCAATCGGCGTT is a genomic window of Sinorhizobium numidicum containing:
- a CDS encoding glucose/quinate/shikimate family membrane-bound PQQ-dependent dehydrogenase, giving the protein MVIVLTAILFALIGLAIGAGGAQLVMLGGSPYYLIAGLGFLLTAYLLFRRRAAALWVYSLLVLGSLAWAVWEVGFDWWQLGPRGGVIILLGLWLLAPWIRRPLGFVSPSGERYLASAWPLALASLVSICVAAFSMTQDLHGIRGDLPSDIITANPNLGGNVPPGEWHQYGRTPFGQRYSPLTEIHTENVASLKVAWQYQTGDVKLPDDVGETTYQVTPLKVKDTLYMCTPHNWAIALDAATGKEKWKYDSNSGMNPDRQHQTCRGVTYWTDPAAAPGSACAERVYLPTSDARLIALDAATGEVCTSFADNGVLHLEQGMRYNPAGYYYSTSPPVAVAGKIIVGGAVNDNYSTQEQSGVIRAFDINSGALIWNWDSGNPNQTAPLPPGQFYTTNSPNSWSVSSVDEGLGLIYVPLGNQVPDQLGMGRSEHVEKYSSSIVALDINTGAVRWVRQTVHHDLWDMDVPAQPTLLDITKEDGTVVPALVGPTKQGDIYVLDRRSGEPIIPVEEVPAPGGAIPEDFTAPTQPVSGLTFTPAPLSERDMWGITMFDQLACRIEFHSLKYEGRFTPPSVEGTLVYPGNFGTFNWGSVAVDPERQVMFGMPTYLAFTSRLVPRDQIPPKGEGEKGSEQGLNRNEGAPFGVYMGPFLGPLQIPCQAPPWGYVAGADLRTGKIAYKHRNGTVYDMTPLPLPFKLGVPGIGGPIVTKGGVAFLGASVDNFFRAYDLTTGRQLWEARLPAGGQSTPMTYTVGDKQYVLIVAGGHGSVGTKPGDYVIAYTLP
- a CDS encoding protein adenylyltransferase SelO, translating into MNYVPPQSPSETAPFRFDNSYARLPATFYARLEPTPVAEPWLVKLNRPLAEELGLDIEALERDGAAIFSGNKVPTGAEPLAMAYAGHQFGTFVPQLGDGRAILLGEVIDRNGRRRDIQLKGSGQTPYSRRGDGRAALGPVLREYIVSEAMHAFGVPTTRALAATVTGQPVYREQILPGAVFTRVAASHVRVGTFQFFAARGDTESVRTLADYVIGRHYPELKEDERPYLSLFKAVAARQAALIARWLHIGFIHGVMNTDNMTVSGETIDFGPCAFMDTFDPKKVFSSIDQFGRYAYANQPAIGQWNLARLAETLVPLFDPVADTAVNFANDTLSEYGTIFQSHWLDGMRRKIGLSTAEDGDLELIQSLLTLMHNGNADFTLTFRQLAASAEDEHADTALTDLFDNRTAPSSWLNDWRRRLAREPMEAGARRSAMRAVNPAFIPRNHRVEQAIDAAIRDADFSLFEALLDVTSRPYEDQPEHAAYAEPPQPGEEVLQTFCGT
- a CDS encoding homocysteine S-methyltransferase family protein, translating into MAKYRHELPLLRGGTFLSDGGMETTLIFHEGVELPHFASFVLLSSAEGRRQLLRYYTRYLDIARRHDTGFVLDTATWRANADWGEKLGYDADALTRVNRDAVYLLTELRAEYERPQAPIVLSGAIGPRGDGYKAGRMKADEAEDYHSAQIAAFAASEADMVAAYTLTNIDEAIGIARAASNHRMPCAISFTVETDGRLVTGRSLQEAIETVDAETDGYPHYYMVNCAHPNHFESSFDHGRAWVQRIGGIRANASTKSHAELDESETLDMGDTFDLAQRYRALARRMPHLRILGGCCGTDHRHIAAICEACLPPSMLSA